The genomic interval AGTTGCCCCCGCCCACTGCcacctcacccctcacccccgagcacagagtgcctcatttctgctctccaccctgaactcctttcagggggtgttgaaaatcagcagctgcagcagcacatgagTTAATCCTTATAGAGGTAGACGGTAGGTGCCAAGTTGTagttgacacatacacacagcacagGAACCCCAAGTGGTCCATGGGTTGTAGCAACCAAGGGTGTTCAGGTGGTCTCTAGTGCTGCTGGGCTTGGGGCATCACTGCTGGAGGGACCATGAGGAGCAGAAGCCCCAACTGTTTCCCAAGGGGAAACAGTTTTCTGCTTGGGAGGGTCAAGAAAGCTTTGTGGAAAGGAGGGGGCATTGGAGCTGGTGGTTTGCAGGATGAATAAAAGTTTGTGGGCTCTGCCTTCAAAACACGGAACCAGGGAGCTAAGAAATAACCCAGGAAACAAGTGAGAGCAGAAGAAATTAGCAAGTTAAACTGCAAATAATTAATAGCTCATTGAGGTTGGACTGGCAATAGGAAAGGATAGTATTTAAGGGTCAGACTAAGAAACTCAGGCTTTCATAGAATTATAATTCTTCCTGGAACAGGAGTTACTTCGGGCAgctctggggggcggggggagtgagGGTGGAAGCTAAGAGCGGAAGTGACTCCATTATTCCAGTCCAGCAAAGAAGTGGCAGGGACCGGGTTGGTGAGAGTAGAGATGATAAGAAGCAGGCAGATTCTGGGTGTATTTTTAATCTTGCTGGGTATCTAATATCTTAATTTTCACTTATTAAGCTCTTTTCTGTCATTGcctgcagcctggtgggctgggacTCCCATCTTTCTAGAATCTTCTTCCTGTTGCTGCTATTTGTAGTCTCAGCCCAGGGGGTCACCCCAAAGCCTGAAGGCTGTCTGGTGTCTTCCTCGGTCAATGGCAGCTCCATCTCCTGCCAGCCACCTGCCCAAATCCCCAAAAGCCTCCCAGCTGACACCATCTTTCTGGCCGTGGAGTTCTTCAACCTGACTCAGCTGCCTGCCAACTTCCTCCAGGGAGTCCCTAACCTCCAGGAACTCCACCTTTCCACCAACCGACTGGAGAACCTCTCCCCCAAGTTCCTGCTGCCCGTGCCCCAGCTAAAGGTGCTCGACCTGACCCACAATTCCCTGACCCGGCTGCCCCCTGGCCTCTTCCAGGTCTCAGCTGCCCTCTGCACCCTGGTGCTGAAGGAAAACCAGCTGAAGTTTCTGGAAGCCTCGTGGCTGCACGGCCTGAAAGCCCTACAACATCTCGACCTGTCCGAGAACCAGCTCCAGTCTCTGCCCCCTGGGCTCCTGGAGAATTTCACCGACCTGCTCACCCTTGATCTTAGCAATAACCAGCTGCAGACGTTGCCCCCTGACCTTCTGAGGGGCCCCTTGAACTTGGAACGGCTGCGTCTGGAAGGCAATAGACTGCAGGTGCTTGGAGAGCGCCTTCTGGCACCCCAGCCAAAACTGCGCTACCTCTTCCTGAATGACAACAGGCTGGCCTTGGTGGCAGCCGGCGCCTTCCGAGGTCTGCAGAAACTGGACATGCTGGATCTCTCCAACAACTTGCTGACCACGGTGCCCACGGGCCTCTGGACCTCCCTGGGGAAGGCTGCCAGGAACCTGAAGGATGGCTTTGACATCTCTAGTAACCCCTGGATCTGTGACCAGAACCTGGCCGACCTCTATCATTGGCTGGTGGCCAACGAAGACAAGATGTTCTTCCGGAATCACACACGCTGTGCCGGCCCTGAGGCCTTGAAGGGCCAGATGCTCCTGGCTGTGGCTGGGTCCCATTGAAGCCTGGGGTGGGGcatgaggctggggtggggaggcaaaCCTTCATAGGCCAGTGCACCCCACCTAGCAAATAGTGCCCCCTTCTAAGGGTGAGACTGGGCTTCCCATAGATTCTGGGATCTGTTTCGTCCAGGCTTCCAGAAACACACCTTGAACCTTCCTTCCTTATTGCCTTTGCTCACACTGTATCCTCTTCCAGAAAGTTCTTTCCCCCTATCTCTCAGACCTCTTGGTCTCTGGCTCCTCCAGCCTGCCCTGGCCCCACACTGAAGTTGTCTCAATCTGGCTCTGTCTCCCCGCTTTGTGTGTGGTTTTCTGAGTGCAGGACCTGGGACTGGATTTCCTTTTACCTAGCATCACTCAGCTTGGAGTCAGGCTGGATTCTTGTTGttaagccctgtctgactctttgtgaccccatgggctgtagcacgccaggcttctctgtcctccgcaatctcctggagtttgctcaaattcatgtctattgagtcagtgatgctatctaataaCCAgatcatcctctgcttcccccttcttctcttgccctcaatcttccctactatcagggtttttcccaaagagttggctctttgcatcatgtggagCTTCActaataaataattgttgaacAGAAGTGGATGGTTTCACTGTGCTCCTTGCATCTCTCAAGTAAAATTCCTAGGTCTCCAGGATGCAGAAGTTGGAAAGGAGAGGTATGCCATGAAATCCCAAATGGATAGCCATTGGGATTtgatctcctcctcccctccccatccctggaCTTAACTGGAAATAAAACCTTGACCATTGCCCAGGGTGTCATTTTACCAGTGGATTCCTGCCAGAGCTTGTGTCCTGGGGAAGGTTTAAATTAAACCTGATTGCTTCAGAGCTCCAAACAATTTTTCACGCTGGCCTGTGATAACCGGGGAGGGGGCAGATGCCCAGGGCAAGCGTGGGAAGGCTGGATGGGGCTGAACAAGTGGGCAGGGGCCCAGGGGACTGTGTTTTCACAGCTCTGGAACCTCAGGGCCACCTGCCAACACAATGTTGTGTATGGTGGGGCTCGAGGTCAGACTGGGGGGTCCCTGGGATGTTTGGggcatgctgttcttttgcatCTCCTTAGAAGAAGGGTCATGCCCACGTGGGTGGTCATTTCAACTGTGGCAATGAACGCCAGGGTTCTGGAGTCTGGCAGAGCTGGGTTTGAATCAGTTCCCTCAATTGCTAGGTGAGCCGAGGCAAgtggtttaaacattttttttttttttttggcagcgcTGCGCGGCTTTGGGGTGTTACctcccttaccagggattgaactcgggcactcagcagtgagagtgcggagtcctaaccactggactgctagggaatttcCTGATTTAAGCATTCTGATCCtcactttgctcatctgtaaaatggggatcgaAAGGAATGAGCCGACCTCTCTCCTGGCTTAGTTaagtggcagattttttttttttttttttttaagtggcagatttttaaaagcaaaaagaaagaccttgaggacttgcccaagatcactggGTGAAGAGGTTGGGGGGCTGTGATGGCCCTCCACCGTCTCTGGAACAACAGCAGTGAGGGCCAAGGAAAGTAGCTCAATTCTTGTGTAGTCAGCACCCCCAAGTTGCTATGACAACTGTGGGGCGCTCTGGGACCCCCTGGATAGAGCTGGGGGCCTGGAGCTCCGCCCCGGGCACGCCCCCACATGGCCTCTCTCCATTGGTCAGTCCCCCGCGGCCCTGCCCCCCAAGTCGCTATAAGGCGGGCGGGGCAGGCTGGGGGCGGAGACTGGAGTCCGAGTCTAGGGTCTGTGGCGGAACCTGGGGGCCGAGGCTGAACACGCCCAGGTGAGTGCCGCGCGGGCGGCGTCCAGGACCGCCCTGCAGGTCCCCGGGGGCCCCAGTGGGTGGGTGGACGGGCTAGAGCCCCGCGGCTTGGTAAGAGGTGGGATGTGATGGGCCGCAGCAGGTGGCTGAGACCCTTGTCCCAGTTGGCAAAACCTCAGGACCCTCCCTTTTGGGCGAGGAACAGGGTTCTAAGGGCgcaggggtggggacagggaaaGAACTGCAGGCGGGGAGTCTGAGGTCGAACTCTCTCTCTGAGTCTActtagctgagtgaccttgggcccAGCATGGACCTgttgtgtgcctcagtttccctgtgtgTCAGACTGGCCTGTGAGTTTACTGGTATTCTGTGGCTCCCACTCCACCTGCATCCCTGCTGGGGGCTGCTTGCacgattccatccctgggctggaggTAACAGGGATCTCCCTCACTTTGCAGAGGAGAAAGCAGCCCACACAGGTGAAGgcatttgcccaaagtcacacagcaggtAATGGCAGGAAGGACTCGATCTTAGGTGTCTCtgcccccagagcccatgctctgaatCACTACCATGCCCCCATCCCGCCAGAGGTtttctgaagtgaaagtgttagtcgctcagtcgtgtccgactctttgcaaaagcccgccaggctcctctgtccgtggaattctccaggcacgaatgctggagtgggtagccattcccttctccaggggaccttcccgacccagcaggtctcctgaattgtggcAGATcctctaccatctgagtcacctgggaagtacgcacctactgtgtgcagtgCCTTGTGCATGCATTGTCCCTGCCCAGGATGCTCTGAGGTAGGTATTATCATTTTCTCAtcttgcaggtgaggaaactgagaccccaaGAGGAGACAAGACTTGCCTGGGTCACCAAGCCCAGCCAGACAGAACCCAGGGCCTGGGCGGGAGCTGGGAGGGCTGGTGTGCAAAGGCCTGTCACTCTGTCCTACCCCCCAGGGTGACCCTATTTGCAGCAGGCATGTCAGAAGACGAAGCAGCTCAGGCCCCCGGACCCAGCTTGTGGGAGCAGGATCAGCAGGTGAGGGGCTGTGTCTCCCACAGAGCTTGGCTCAGGAGAGGGTAGGGGGACAGCCCCTCAGGGAACAGTTTCAGACTGGGTCATCCCCCTTGCTTTGAGCACCTTACTCTTAGGGCATTTTGGACCATGGCTGGGGGAGGCCCATTCTACCCACTTCCCAGAGGGGCAAAATGAGGCCCAGGGAGGAGAGTCTCTCCAGACACTCCCAACCAGCTTACCTGGCCTCTGCTCAACCCTCTCCCTATGCCATCTCTGGGTCTCTGCCTGCATCTCTCTGTTTCTGTGTCCACCATCATGGCACTCtcaacaaaacaataacaacaacaataacagcatcAATCACAGCATTCAGTCTGCATCATTCACTGGTTCAAGCACTTCATATACAATGACTCCTTGAATCCCCTTCACAGCCCTAgaagcccatttcacagataaggagactgaggcacagagcagttCACATAGTTGCCCAAGTTCATACAGCTCGGAAGCGTCGGAACCAGAACTGAACTCAGATGGTCCAGAGGCTAtgccctttgtgtgtgtgtgtgtctgtgtgtgtgtgcacgcacgcgcgcgtgtgttcagttgtgttcaactttttgtgacacgatggactgtagcctgccaggtttctggAGCAGACCAATTCCTTCAGAACTAGTTCCGCTGTGTGTCTGCTGTTGAGAACCAGAGCCCTAAACACCTCCATGAGGGTCTCCATTGCCTGCAGGCAGCTGTGCTCAATACACTTCCTCTCCTCCTCATCCTGGCCCAGAGAGGGTGATTGGGCTCTCCAGCTGGTGGCTgagccccccacctccacctgggACCCCTCTGATGCCACTCCTTCCTGCAGAGCGTGGTGCAGCGCGTGGCTGCCCTTCCCCTGATCAGGGCCACGTGCACTGCTGTCTCCGAGGCTTACAGCGCCGCCAAGGACAGACACCCGCTGCTGGGCTCCGCCTGCCGCCTGGCTGAGCACTGCATGTGTGACCTGACCACCCGAGCCCTGGACCATGCCCAGCCACTGCTCAGCCACCTGCAG from Dama dama isolate Ldn47 chromosome 9, ASM3311817v1, whole genome shotgun sequence carries:
- the LRG1 gene encoding leucine-rich alpha-2-glycoprotein — encoded protein: MEKREATMSSWNPERKQSLVGWDSHLSRIFFLLLLFVVSAQGVTPKPEGCLVSSSVNGSSISCQPPAQIPKSLPADTIFLAVEFFNLTQLPANFLQGVPNLQELHLSTNRLENLSPKFLLPVPQLKVLDLTHNSLTRLPPGLFQVSAALCTLVLKENQLKFLEASWLHGLKALQHLDLSENQLQSLPPGLLENFTDLLTLDLSNNQLQTLPPDLLRGPLNLERLRLEGNRLQVLGERLLAPQPKLRYLFLNDNRLALVAAGAFRGLQKLDMLDLSNNLLTTVPTGLWTSLGKAARNLKDGFDISSNPWICDQNLADLYHWLVANEDKMFFRNHTRCAGPEALKGQMLLAVAGSH